A stretch of Mucilaginibacter terrae DNA encodes these proteins:
- a CDS encoding DUF4184 family protein: MAFRPFTCQVVSLTALVIGSMLPDFEYFLRLKIKSAYSHTWTGLLWFNLPLGLILYFVYSKLVKPVLIVHLPTFLNKRFSKFKNTKPVNLSSLLINTVSLLIGASTHILWDGFTHPTGYFVSQLPFLQNEATVANYSLPIYKLLQHGSTLTGTLLIILSVIMLPPLASTRLPSTYKYWLIVLCVALALIIIRVMFGLRLHEFGNLIVTGIAGGFLGLIVASLTKLATKP, encoded by the coding sequence GCCAAGTCGTTTCGCTAACTGCTTTGGTTATTGGCAGTATGTTGCCCGATTTTGAGTATTTTTTGCGACTCAAAATAAAAAGCGCTTACAGCCATACATGGACCGGACTGCTTTGGTTTAATTTACCATTAGGTTTGATTTTATACTTTGTTTACTCGAAATTAGTAAAACCCGTCTTGATTGTCCATCTGCCGACGTTTTTAAACAAGAGATTTTCAAAGTTTAAGAATACAAAACCAGTAAATTTATCCTCATTACTAATAAATACTGTTTCTCTGCTCATAGGTGCTTCTACCCATATTTTGTGGGATGGCTTTACACACCCCACCGGTTATTTTGTTAGCCAACTGCCGTTTCTACAAAATGAGGCAACAGTTGCGAATTACAGCTTACCTATTTATAAATTGTTACAGCATGGCAGCACACTAACAGGCACTTTATTAATCATCTTGTCGGTTATAATGCTTCCTCCATTAGCTTCAACTCGATTGCCATCCACATATAAATATTGGCTCATAGTGCTATGCGTTGCATTAGCTTTAATTATAATAAGAGTGATGTTTGGCTTAAGATTACACGAATTTGGCAACTTGATTGTAACAGGTATTGCAGGAGGATTTTTAGGCTTAATAGTAGCTTCATTAACTAAGCTTGCAACTAAACCTTGA
- a CDS encoding heavy-metal-associated domain-containing protein → MKSLKIFIALLAISISAAKAQFVKAELQVSGLTCSMCSKATEKSLRTLPFIGDIKTDLNRNLFTITFKNTSPVDLEQMSKKVQGAGFAINQLKAFVDFDKLKVNNNMFSYSGDTFHILNAPAKGLDGEVAVTVVNKGFAPAATVKKYSTATDDKAGNGKSYHVII, encoded by the coding sequence ATGAAATCTCTTAAAATCTTTATAGCCCTGTTGGCTATCTCTATAAGCGCTGCTAAAGCTCAATTTGTTAAAGCCGAATTACAGGTAAGTGGTCTTACCTGCTCCATGTGTTCAAAAGCTACCGAAAAATCCCTGCGTACACTACCCTTTATCGGCGATATTAAAACAGACCTTAACCGTAACCTGTTTACCATCACCTTTAAAAATACCTCACCGGTTGATTTGGAGCAGATGAGCAAAAAAGTTCAGGGAGCGGGTTTTGCCATTAACCAACTCAAAGCCTTTGTTGATTTTGACAAACTCAAAGTGAACAACAATATGTTCAGCTACTCGGGCGATACCTTTCACATCCTCAACGCCCCTGCTAAAGGTTTAGATGGTGAAGTTGCCGTAACCGTAGTGAACAAAGGCTTTGCCCCGGCTGCCACTGTTAAAAAGTATAGCACCGCCACCGACGACAAGGCAGGCAATGGCAAATCATATCACGTGATTATTTAA
- a CDS encoding HYC_CC_PP family protein translates to MFKRTGAFSLAILYTITVLGFALNLHYCGNKVATVKLSAAPAPILEKKADITCGMKMDCCKNHKVTVKVKDTHQQAEQTSFLAKVFSFEMPKLPFEDFIFSAQKVLLEKFFNRGPPEDEPTSKVATFIKNCNIRI, encoded by the coding sequence ATGTTTAAAAGAACAGGCGCATTTAGTTTAGCCATTTTATACACCATTACGGTGTTAGGCTTTGCCCTGAACTTACATTACTGCGGCAATAAAGTAGCCACTGTTAAATTATCGGCCGCACCGGCTCCTATTTTGGAGAAGAAAGCCGATATAACCTGCGGCATGAAAATGGATTGCTGCAAAAATCACAAGGTTACCGTAAAGGTTAAAGATACCCACCAGCAAGCCGAACAAACTTCATTCCTGGCTAAAGTATTCTCGTTCGAAATGCCTAAGCTGCCTTTCGAAGACTTTATTTTTTCGGCCCAAAAGGTTCTTTTAGAGAAGTTTTTTAACCGCGGCCCACCGGAGGATGAACCTACAAGTAAGGTTGCCACCTTTATTAAAAACTGTAACATCCGTATTTAA
- a CDS encoding N-acetylglucosamine kinase produces MIIVADSGSSKTDWVLASDKQESVKFSTAGLNPFFLSEKEIIKIIQEQAPVMVNHFPLIEEIYFFGAGCSSPDKREVVSNALSHIFPRAFVSVDSDLLGSAYATCGTHKGLVCVLGTGSNISFFDGEDVTTGKHGLGYVLGDEGSGTWFGKNLITDYMYGRMPADVNAKFCTEFNLTKDDIITNVYLKRGANSYLASFARFLSEVKTTEYGKQLIKRGLQEFIDTDIKSYAQYQEYTCHFVGSIAYFFTNELKELCAENGISAGKIIRHPIDGLVDFILSRSHIRA; encoded by the coding sequence ATGATCATTGTAGCCGATAGCGGATCTTCGAAAACCGATTGGGTACTGGCATCAGACAAGCAGGAATCGGTTAAATTTAGCACAGCAGGGTTAAACCCGTTTTTTTTATCTGAAAAGGAAATTATTAAAATCATACAGGAGCAGGCTCCGGTAATGGTTAATCATTTTCCGCTGATTGAGGAAATATACTTTTTTGGCGCAGGATGCTCAAGTCCCGATAAGCGCGAAGTTGTTTCCAACGCTTTAAGTCATATATTTCCACGTGCCTTTGTAAGTGTCGACAGTGATTTGCTGGGTTCGGCCTATGCTACCTGTGGTACGCACAAAGGCTTGGTATGTGTGCTGGGTACAGGTTCAAACATCTCTTTTTTTGATGGCGAAGATGTAACCACCGGTAAGCATGGTTTAGGCTATGTTTTGGGTGATGAAGGTTCGGGCACCTGGTTTGGCAAAAACTTGATCACCGATTATATGTATGGTCGTATGCCGGCAGATGTGAATGCCAAGTTCTGCACCGAATTTAACCTCACTAAAGACGATATTATTACCAACGTATACCTCAAAAGGGGAGCCAACTCTTACCTGGCATCATTTGCCAGGTTTTTATCAGAAGTTAAAACAACTGAATACGGCAAACAGCTTATTAAGCGTGGCTTGCAGGAATTTATAGATACCGATATAAAATCGTACGCTCAGTACCAGGAATATACCTGCCATTTTGTAGGATCTATAGCTTATTTCTTTACTAATGAACTAAAAGAGCTATGCGCAGAGAACGGCATATCGGCCGGTAAAATAATTCGTCACCCTATTGATGGTTTGGTTGATTTTATTTTATCGCGTAGCCATATCCGGGCTTAA
- a CDS encoding response regulator — protein MLIDDNYIDNFVTRRILESSNFAQNIVVKQSATEAIEQIRDGLIKPDVIFLDLRMPLMNGFEFLQEYEKLDGHDKDHTKIFMLSSSLDPVDVKRSGQNKYITQFIHKPLTQKILEELSA, from the coding sequence TTGCTAATTGACGATAACTATATCGACAATTTTGTTACGCGACGGATATTGGAGAGCAGTAATTTTGCGCAGAACATTGTGGTTAAGCAATCGGCCACCGAAGCTATTGAACAAATACGCGACGGGCTTATTAAGCCCGATGTGATTTTTTTAGATTTACGTATGCCGCTCATGAACGGCTTTGAGTTTTTACAGGAATATGAAAAGCTTGACGGGCACGATAAAGATCATACCAAGATATTCATGCTGTCTTCATCGCTTGACCCGGTTGATGTAAAACGTTCGGGCCAGAACAAGTACATTACCCAGTTTATACATAAACCGCTTACCCAAAAAATTCTGGAAGAACTGAGTGCATGA
- a CDS encoding TolC family protein, protein MKINKFTCLIIGLLAAVTGVKAQETKVPNVAQLTLKEALEVALQNNYDIKLSKNSTAIAKNNVTIGNAGMLPSVAGTFTQSNSIQTTTQTRSDNTVNRINNANNTGTNYGANLNWTIFDGFNMFATYDQFKQQDQLAQTRLRDTIQRTVANIIITYYDLVNQQKQIKALQGVIDISRKQIRYSTDRFNAGAVARLDVYNAQVALNTDTATLISQQQTFKASKVELNRILARNPQTEFNVADTIIVDQKLMLGNIINEAQSQNPTLLLANIEQRLSEINLRQVKSTRYPQIAVNTGYTWSNSKNPAGFARVQNSRGLNYGLTASINIFDGFNQWRRERNAKLQIESSKISIERARTNLEAQIGQLYSAYLSGLELIRVGQANVELARKSLEISLEKYRIGTITPLEIREAQRNYLNATGVFYDAEYQVKAAETTLKQITGNINIQ, encoded by the coding sequence ATGAAAATAAATAAATTCACATGCCTTATAATAGGTTTGCTTGCGGCAGTTACAGGAGTAAAAGCTCAGGAAACCAAGGTGCCCAATGTTGCACAGCTTACGCTTAAAGAAGCGTTGGAAGTTGCCCTGCAAAATAATTACGATATTAAGCTATCGAAAAACTCAACAGCCATAGCCAAAAACAACGTAACCATTGGCAATGCAGGTATGTTGCCCAGTGTGGCCGGTACCTTTACCCAAAGTAACAGTATACAAACCACCACGCAAACCCGTAGCGATAATACCGTAAACCGTATTAATAATGCCAACAATACCGGTACTAACTACGGGGCAAACCTTAACTGGACTATTTTTGATGGCTTTAACATGTTTGCCACGTACGATCAGTTTAAGCAGCAAGACCAACTGGCGCAAACCCGCCTGCGCGATACCATACAGCGCACGGTTGCCAATATCATCATCACGTATTATGACCTGGTAAACCAGCAAAAGCAAATAAAAGCTTTGCAGGGTGTTATTGATATATCACGCAAGCAAATACGCTACTCAACCGATCGTTTCAATGCAGGTGCCGTGGCTCGTTTAGATGTATACAATGCCCAGGTGGCGTTAAATACCGATACGGCAACCCTGATCAGTCAGCAGCAAACCTTTAAAGCCAGTAAGGTAGAACTAAACCGTATACTGGCCCGTAACCCGCAAACTGAGTTTAATGTGGCCGATACCATTATAGTTGACCAAAAACTTATGCTGGGCAACATTATTAATGAGGCACAATCGCAAAACCCAACGTTGTTACTGGCTAACATAGAACAGCGCCTTTCTGAAATTAATCTCAGGCAGGTAAAATCAACCCGTTACCCGCAAATTGCGGTTAATACCGGTTATACCTGGAGCAATAGTAAAAACCCGGCAGGTTTTGCCCGGGTGCAAAACTCACGTGGGTTAAACTATGGCTTAACGGCAAGCATCAACATATTTGATGGCTTTAATCAGTGGCGGCGCGAACGTAATGCCAAATTGCAAATAGAGAGTTCGAAAATTAGTATAGAGCGCGCACGCACTAATCTGGAGGCGCAAATTGGGCAGCTGTACAGCGCCTACCTGTCGGGGCTGGAACTGATCAGGGTAGGGCAGGCCAATGTGGAGCTGGCCCGTAAAAGCTTAGAAATATCATTAGAAAAATACCGCATAGGTACTATCACACCATTAGAAATTCGCGAAGCACAACGTAATTATTTAAATGCTACCGGCGTATTTTATGATGCCGAATACCAGGTAAAGGCTGCCGAAACCACCCTGAAACAAATTACAGGCAACATTAACATACAATAA